The nucleotide sequence CACTCTCTAAGCTGGCTGGCATGGCGTAACTAAAAAGCCCGTGGTTTCGACTGCGGGCTTTGTTATATCAGGGGATTCGTAGTCCGAGGTCCGAGGTCCGAGAACCGAAGCCCGAAGCCCGTATCCCGTAGCCCGTTTCCCGTTTTTCGGGCTACGGGCTACGGGCTACGGATTACGAAAAACCTGACCGATTTCATACGGAATGATGTATGGCAAAAGAATACAGTCGAACCCAGCGGGTTGCTGACCAGATTCAACGTGAACTGGCACAGCTGATTCAGCAGGAAATGAAAGACCCGCGACTGGGTATGGTGACGGTCAGTGCTGTGGACGTGACTCGCGACCTAGCATTTGCTGACGTGTATGTCTCTTTTCTGGGCGTGGATGACCAGAAACAGATTGACGAGTCTCTGGAAGTGCTGAAGCGTGCTTCCGGTTTTCTGCGCAGCCAGTTGGCACGTGCTATCAAGCTGCGTTTTACTCCGCAACTGCGTTTCCGTTACGACGCCAGTATGCGCCGTGGCGCCTTCCTGAGCGATCTGATTGAAAAGGCTCGTTCTCAGGACAGCGATTATGAAGGTCCCTTGAGTGATAAGGCGGGCCAGGATAAGTCTGATTCCGGAGATTCAGAGGAATCAGGGGACTCTGGGGACTCTGGGGAGTAAGTATCAATGTCCAGACGCAGACGTAGCCGTGGCCGTCCGGTCGACGGCATTGTTGTCGTAAATAAGGAAAAAGGCGCCAGCTCTAACGACGTATTGCAACGTGTTAAGCGCCTTTACGGGGCAGCCAAGGCGGGTCATACCGGCAGCCTTGACCCTCTGGCAACCGGTGTGTTGCCAATCTGTCTGGGTGAGGCGACCAAGTTTTCCCAGTTTCTGCTGGACTCTGACAAGTCTTACCGTACCGTTGTAAAGCTGGGGGCTCGCACTGAAACCGGTGACCTGGAAGGTGAGATTGTTGAAGAGCGTCCGGTTAATGTCACGCAATCAGATGTTGAAGCCATTCTGGAACAGTTCCGTGGCGACATTGACCAGATACCGAGCATGTACTCTGCCCTGAAATACAATGGTGAGCCTCTGTACAAGCTGGCTCGTCAGGGTATTGTGGTGGATCGTCCAAGTCGTCGAATCACCATTCACCGTCTGGAAATGGTGGCGTTTAACGGCGACAGCATTACCCTGGAAGTGGATTGCAGTAAGGGTACTTATATCCGGACTCTGGCAGAAGATATTGGTGAGGCTCTGGGTTGTCTGGCGCATGTGATTGAACTGCACCGGGTGGCGGCAGGTCCTTACCGTGAAGACCAGATGCACACGCTGGAAGCGCTGGAAGCAGTACGTGATGGTGGTGGTCATGCGGCTC is from Endozoicomonas gorgoniicola and encodes:
- the rbfA gene encoding 30S ribosome-binding factor RbfA, giving the protein MAKEYSRTQRVADQIQRELAQLIQQEMKDPRLGMVTVSAVDVTRDLAFADVYVSFLGVDDQKQIDESLEVLKRASGFLRSQLARAIKLRFTPQLRFRYDASMRRGAFLSDLIEKARSQDSDYEGPLSDKAGQDKSDSGDSEESGDSGDSGE
- the truB gene encoding tRNA pseudouridine(55) synthase TruB codes for the protein MSRRRRSRGRPVDGIVVVNKEKGASSNDVLQRVKRLYGAAKAGHTGSLDPLATGVLPICLGEATKFSQFLLDSDKSYRTVVKLGARTETGDLEGEIVEERPVNVTQSDVEAILEQFRGDIDQIPSMYSALKYNGEPLYKLARQGIVVDRPSRRITIHRLEMVAFNGDSITLEVDCSKGTYIRTLAEDIGEALGCLAHVIELHRVAAGPYREDQMHTLEALEAVRDGGGHAALDELLLPLDTSVSDWPQVRLGQTSSFYITQGQPVQVPQAPTSGGVRLYGQEISESGEESFRFLGVGEIDDDGRVAPKRLISNKS